Proteins from a genomic interval of Cervus elaphus chromosome 13, mCerEla1.1, whole genome shotgun sequence:
- the LOC122706593 gene encoding myeloid-associated differentiation marker-like gives MSTRWTSPDPDVTAIMCLCLRLPQLFSMCVAISLVAGRATERGAVGNWSMSIWCFCFAMTLMVFIVEFYGFHSHFPFFWFNFPVTYACYATLLCLSASIIYSITYIQFLPDGPYRDRVIAASAFSCVASVLYAIDVACTWVAYGFKEIPCYVHTLPGLLKVLETFVAYVIFAFIINTSLYLHQPALEWCVAVYSICFIPAALAILLNLGEWEYRLPRPYPIFQLLLTLLSVLLYISALVLWLLYQFYEEFGGQPQRSSDGDCRDELTYDMCTWDQRLAVAILTAINLLVYGADLVYWAHQVSVGTEDQPRDS, from the coding sequence ATGTCCACCCGGTGGACATCCCCGGACCCGGACGTCACGGCCATCATGTGCCTCTGCCTCCGCCTGCCGCAGCTGTTCTCCATGTGTGTGGCCATCTCCCTGGTGGCCGGCAGGGCCACTGAGCGGGGAGCCGTAGGAAACTGGTCCATGTCCATCTGGTGCTTCTGTTTTGCCATGACCCTCATGGTATTCATTGTTGAGTTCTATGGGTTCCATTCCCACTTTCCGTTTTTCTGGTTCAACTTCCCTGTGACCTATGCCTGCTATGCCACCCTGCTCTGCCTCTCAGCCTCCATCATCTACTCCATCACCTACATCCAGTTTCTGCCTGATGGTCCTTACCGGGACCGGGTCATCGCCGCCTCTGCCTTCTCCTGTGTCGCATCAGTGCTGTATGCCATAGATGTGGCCTGCACGTGGGTTGCCTATGGGTTCAAGGAGATCCCCTGCTATGTGCACACCCTGCCAGGCCTGCTGAAGGTGCTGGAGACCTTTGTGGCCTATGTCATCTTTGCCTTCATCATCAACACCTCCCTGTACCTGCATCAGCCAGCCCTGGAGTGGTGTGTGGCCGTGTACTCCATCTGCTTCATCCCAGCAGCCCTGGCCATCCTGCTGAACCTGGGCGAATGGGAATACAGGCTGCCCAGACCGTATCCCATTTTCCAGCTTCTGCTCACCCTGCTCTCTGTCCTCCTCTACATCAGCGCTCTGGTCCTCTGGCTGCTCTACCAGTTCTACGAGGAGTTTGGCGGGCAGCCCCAGAGGTCCAGTGATGGGGACTGCAGGGACGAGCTCACCTACGACATGTGCACCTGGGACCAGCGACTGGCTGTGGCCATCCTGACAGCCATCAACCTGCTGGTTTATGGGGCTGACCTGGTGTACTGGGCCCACCAGGTCTCTGTAGGGACTGAGGACCAGCCCAGGGACTCCTGA